GAGATACCTTAGAAAATGCAAATAAAATTATTACATTAAAAGAAGAAGTAAACTGTATTCTATCTTATTTAGAATTATGTAAAATAAAATTTGGAGATAGATTAAAGTTTAATATAAACATAGAAGAAAAATACTATAATATTAAAATTCCCAGCATGATCATATACACATTTGTTGAAAACGCTATAAATCATGGAATTAAAAGAAAAAAAGATGAGGGAATAATAAATATAAGTATTATAGAAAAAGAACAATATTTTATGATAGTAATAGCAGATAATGGAGTAGGTATAAGTGAGAGGGATTTATTAGATATAAATAATAAAAATGATAATCTTAAATTTTCTACCAATGGTATAAGTAATATAAAAAAAAGAATGAATAAATTTTATGGGTATAATTATAAAATAGATATAAATAGTAAAACCAATATTGGTACAGAAATAAAAATAAAAATCTATAAGGATATGTAAGTAGGGGATAAAAATGTACAAGCTTGCACTAATTGATGATGATGCACTAGAAGTAGAAGTTATAAAACTAATGATAAGCTCTTTAGAGAATGAAATAGAACTAGTGTCAATTTCTAAAAGTGGAGAGGAAGCTATAGAAAATTATAAAAAGTTTGATCCTGATATAATATTACTGGCTGATGATATTCCTGGAATTAATTTTGTAGATGTTTTAAGAGATATAAAGAGTAAAGACAAAGATAAAATAGTTATAATACTTAAAGGATGCAATAAAGAGTTTTTATATCAGGATATAAAGAAAAGCAGTTATGTGGATTATTGTTTATTAAAACCTATAGATAAAGATGAGTTATTAAATGTTTTGAAAGATAAAATAATAAATTTAAAAACTAATCCTAACAATTTAAAAGAGAAGGAATTTATGCTTTTAGATCATATAATGCTAGAAGAAAAGATCGTGTGTGAAAGTCTACTCAAAGATATTATTAGGGGATATATACTCACTAGCAACAATGATTTAGAATTATTTAAAGAAAAGATAATCAAATTAGCAAAAAACATAATAAAGGTGTACTGTAATGTTCATATAGGATTTTTAAAGGACATTGATAATAAAAGATACATAGATAATATAAATTCTAAGGATGATATAGAGTCCATAAAGGATATTATAGATGAACTTTTTGATCTAATATTCAAGGATAAGAAGGATATTAATATAACTGAAAAGTTGATTAATGGAAGAAGTATTAATAAAAATATACAACCTATATTTAAATACATAGAAGAGAACTATAAAGAAAAAATAACTTTAGAAGAGGCGGCTAGTATTTGTAATTTGAACATGTATTATTTTAGTAAGTTGTTTAAAAAGGATACAAATATAAAATTTGTAGATTATGTTACTTTATATAAAATGGAGAAAGCTAAAGAAATACTTAAATATACTGATGAATCTATTGTAAATATTGCAATACATCTTGGCTATGATGAGTCGGGATATTTTTCAAAGGTTTTTAAAAGAGTTGTAGGGATTACACCATCAATATATAGAAATGAAAATAAATAAAACTGCTGGATTTAATCTGTCTAGTAGTTTTTTGCTGTATAATATATTGAAAAAGTACACATTAATGACAATAAAATGCTATTTTAAAATATAAAAAAGCAAAATGCCAACAAAGTACAAATAAATACCAAAATACTTTGTTAAAAAAATATCAATTAAATGATAAGATAGAAACATAGAAAAAAGAAAATAAATATTATTAATAAATTATAGGGGGTAAATTTTATGAGAATGTATGATTATCTTCTTCCTAATGTAAACTTTATGGGACCAGGATGTATAAAGGTTATAGGAGAAAGATGTAAATTATTAGGTGCAAAGAAAGCTTTTATAGTTACAGGCAAACATATTGGATCTATGGAGAATGGACCTTTACAAATAGTAGTTAAATATTTAACAGATGAAGGCATTGATTATGTACATTTTAGTGGTTCAGAACCAAATCCAAAAGATATAAATGTTAGAAAAGGTGTTGAATTATTTAAAAAAGAAAACTGTGACATGATAATAACAATTGGTGGAGGAAGTGCACACGATTGTGGTAAAGGAATAGGAATTGGTGCTACTCATGAAGGAGATCTTTATGACTATGCTGGAATAGAAACATTAACAAATCCACTTCCACCAATAGTAGCAGTAAATACTACAGCGGGAACAGGTAGTGAAGTTACTCGTCACTGTGTATTAACAAATACAGAAAAGAAAATTAAATTTGTAATTGTAAGCTGGAGAAACTTACCTCAAGTTTCAATAAATGATCCATTATTAATGGTTGATATGTCGCCAAGATTAACAGCAGCTACAGGAATGGATGCATTAACACATGCTATAGAAGCTTATGTTTCAAAAGATGCAAATGTAGTTACAGATGCAGCAGCAATACAAGCTATAAAATTAATTTCAAAAAATTTACGTAAGGCAGTTGCACTAGGAGAAAATCTTGAAGCAAGAGATAACATGGCAAATGCTTCATTACTTGCAGGTATGGCATTTAATAATGCTAACTTAGGTTATGTACACGCTATGGCACACCAACTTGGTGGACAATATGACTTAGCCCATGGTGTTGCAAATGCAATGCTTCTTCCACATGTTGAACGTTATAATATAATTTCAAATCCTGAAAAATTCAGAGATATAGCTGAATTCATGGGAGAAAATATAGAAGGACTTTCAGTAATGGAAGCTGCTGAAAAAGCAATAGATGCTATGTTTAAATTAGCAGAAGACATTGGAATTCCAAGAAGATTAAGAGATGTAGGTGTAAAAGAAGAAGACTTTGAATACATGGCAGGAAATGCATTAAAAGATGGAAATGCATTTAGTAACCCAAGAAAAGGTACCGAAGAAGATATAGTAAATATATTTAAAGCAGCTTATTAGTCTTGAGTTAAAGGGGGAGTATGTATGAGCAGGGGTTTTAGTGCTCCAACAGAAAGAGTAAAAAAATTAAGAGCGCAAATTTTAGATGTAGTACCTTGTGTTGAAACAGAAAGAGCACTTTTAATAACAGAATCTTATAAAGAGACAGAAGAAAAACCAATGATATTAAGAAGAGCATTGGCTTTAAAGAAAATCTTAAATAACTTACCTATTGTAATTCGAGAAGGAGAATTAATAGTAGGAAGTCTTACTAAAAGACCAAGATCTTCACAGGTTTTCCCGGAATTCTCTAATAAGTGGTTACAAGATGAATTAGATAGATTAGATAAAAGAAAAGGCGATGTATTTGAGATTGCCGAAGAAGATAAAAAGAAATTAAAAGAAGTTTTTGAATACTGGGATGGAAAAACTACACATGAACTTGCTACATCATATATGTCCAAGGAAACAATAGATGCCATGAATTCTGATATATTTACTGTAGGAAATTACTATTTCAATGGAGTAGGTCATATTTCGGTAAACTATGGTAAAGTATTAGCTGTTGGATTTAATGGAATTATAGAAGAAGCAAAGAAATCATTAGAATCAAGTGACAAAACAAGTCCTTCATATATAAAGAAGGAACAGTTCTTAAATAGTGTAATTATTAGCTGTGAAGCAGCAATTGATTATGCTAAAAGATACTCTGATGAAGCTAAAAAATTAGCTGATAAAACAAGTGATCCAATAAGAAAATCAGAGTTAAATGAAATTGCGAGAATTTGTAGTAAAGTTCCAAAGGAAGGTGCTTCATCTTTCTATGAAGCATGTCAAGCATTTTGGTTTGTTCATGCAATTATAAATGTAGAATCCAATGGACACTCGATTTCTCCAACTAGATTTGACCAATATATGTATCCTTATTATAAAAAGGATATGGATGAAGGCAAAATTACACAAGACTTTGCACAAGAATTAGTAGATTGTATTTGGATAAAATTAAATGATATTAATAAAGTTAGAGATGAAATTTCTACTAAATATTTTGGTGGATATCCAATGTATCAAAACTTAATAGTTGGTGGACAAAATTTTGAAGGAAAAGATGTTACAAATGAGTTATCATACATGGCATTAGAAGCTTCTGCTCATGTAAGATTACCTCAACCGTCTTTATCAGTTAGAATTTGGAATAAGACACCAGATGAATTCTTACTAAGAGCTTGTGAATTAACTAGAGAAGGATTAGGACTGCCAGCTTATTATAATGATGAGGTTATAATACCAGCGTTAGTTGCTAGAGGGGTAACTCTAGAAGATGCTAGATCATACGGAGTTATAGGATGTGTTGAACCTCAATGTCCTGGAAAAACTGAAGGATGGCATGATTCTGCATTTTTTAACCTTGCTAGAATAGTAGAACTTGCTATACATTCAGGAAAGGATAAAGGAGTTCAAATAGGACCTAAAACTAAGGAATTTACAGAAATGAAGTCTTTTGATGAATTTATGGAAGCTTACAAAGCTCAAATGGAGTATTTTGTAAAACATATGTGTGTAGCTGATAACTGTATAGATATAGCTCATGCTGAAAGAGCTCCATTACCATTCTTATCATCTATGGTAGAGAATTGCATAAGTGTAGGTAAATCACTACAAGAAGGTGGAGCACATTACAATTTCTCAGGTCCTCAAGGAGTAGGCGTTGCAAATGTTGGAGATTCATTAATGGCAATAAAGAAACTTGTTTTTGAAGATGAAAAAATAACCAAAGAACAATTAAAAGAAGCCTTAGATAGTAATTTTGAAAAATATCCAGAAGTAAAACAAATTCTTTCTAAACAAGCGCCTAAATATGGAAATGACATTGATGAAGTAGATGAACTCGCAAGAGTAGGTGCTTTAGTTTACAGTAAAGAAGTAAATAAATATACAAACCCAAGAGGAGGACAATTCCAACCAGGATTATATCCTTCATCAATAAATGTATATTTTGGTAGTCTTACAGGGGCTACACCAGATGGAAGAAGTGCAGAAGAACCACTGGCTGATGGAGTATCACCATCAAGAGGTAAAGATGTTTCAGGTCCTACTGCAGCTGGTAATTCTGTTGCAAAATTAGATCATTTTATTGCATCTAATGGAACATTATTTAACCAAAAATTCCATCCAGCAGCACTAAAAGGGGATAAAGGACTTCAAAATTTAGCTGCTGTAGTTAGAAGTTATTTTGATCAAAAAGGTATGCATGTACAATATAATGTAATTGATAGAGATACATTAATTAAAGCTCAGCAAAAACCAGAAGATTATCGTGACTTAATTGTAAGAGTTGCAGGATATAGCGCTCAATTTATTTCACTAGATAAAACTATACAAGATGATATTATAAAAAGAACAGAGCATGTTATGTAAAAATAATTTAGGAGATATAAAGATGAGTAAAGATAGTATTAAAGGCTGCTTATTCAATATTCAAAAGTTTTCCCTAAACGATGGACCAGGAATAAGAAGTATAGTATTTTTTAAAGGCTGCCCAATGTCTTGTTTGTGGTGCAGTAATCCAGAATCACAATGTGTTACTCCTCAAATTATGTATAATAAAAGTTTGTGCCTTGAATGTGGAACATGTAATGAAGTGTGTAAAAGTTCAGCTATTAATCTAAATTCCCTTAATAGAATAGATAGAGAAAGATGTATTGCCTGTGGAAAATGCGTGGAACATTGTCCTACAGAAGCATTAGTAATGTCCGGTGAAAGTGTTAGTGTTGATGAAACCATAGAAAAGTTAAAAAAAGATAGTATTTATTACAGAAGATCTGGGGGAGGAGTAACTCTTTCAGGGGGAGAAGCTCTACTCCAACCAGAATTTGCTGTAGAACTTTTAAAAAGATGTAAAGCCTTAGGATGGCATACGGCTATAGAAACGGCCATGTATGTCAAATCTGAAACTGTTAAAAAAGTAGTACCGTATTTAGATTTAATATTGGTAGATGTAAAAAGTATGAATACCTCAAGACATAAAGAGTTTACGGGTGTGGATAATAATCTTATATTAAATAATATAAGATTAAGCGATGAAATTGCAAAGGAAATCATTATTAGAGTTCCTGTAATTGAAGGATTTAATAGTGATGAAAAAAGTATACGTGATATTGCAGAGTTTGCCAAAACTTTAAACAAAGTAAATAGAATAGACCTTCTCCCATATCATAGTTACGGAGAGAATAAGTATGAAACAATTGGTAGAAATTATTTCCTTAAAGACTTAAAACCTCCTTCAGATGATAAGATGAATTATTTTAAAAAGATAGTTGAGGATATGGGATTGATTTGTACTATTGGAGCCTAAAAGTTGTTATTAATAGCTACTAGCATATTTTTGCTAGTAGCATTTTTAATAACTTTATTTTTTTAGGAAAAAATAATATGGAAACATGATGGGGTATAAAATTTTATTAAGAAGAAAGGTAAATTCATATGATTAATAATTTATTTATAATAGCAGTAATTCCAGGCGTACTTTTAGCAATACTTATATATTTAGTAGATAGATATGATAAAGAGCCTATAGATGTTTTAATAAAGGTAATTATATTAGGGTCTATTTCTGTAATACCTACGATTGTTATAGAAAAGTTTTTGACATCTTTAAATTATTTTAGTGGATTATTAAAAGTTGCCTTTAATGCATTTATAGTGGCAGGATTAACGGAAGAATTTTTTAAAAGGGAAGTTGTTTTAAAAAGTGTTTTTAATAAAGAGGTATTTAATGAAAAATTAGATGGGATAATATATTGTTCATTTTCGGCATTGGGATTTGCTACTGTAGAAAATATAATGTATGTAGTCTTTGATGTATCTTCTAGTTATTATGTGGGCTTATATAGGGCAATATTTTCTGTACCAGCTCATCTTTTATTTGGGGTAACTATGGGATATTATATGTCTCTTAGCAAGTTTTCTAGTGATAGAGTTTTAAAAGGAAAATTTTTAAAAAAGTCTCTTTTAATTCCAGTTTTGTTTCATGGAATATTTGATTTTATACTTATGTCTAAAAATATGTTTTTAGCTATATGTTTTTTACCTTTTATAGCATATCTTTGGTTAATAAATTTAAGAAAGTTGAATAAATATTATTTAGAGTCCAAAGAAGAAAACAAGGTAAGAAAAAAATAAATGTTCTAAAATTACATATAAATTTATAAGAATATTATAGGAAATACTTTTTAAAATGGGGGGAGAAAATGTTATTTAATAAAGATATTATCCCTTTATATGTAAACAATAATTTGATGAATAACTTATTTACGGTACTTGTACAAGAGTTTAAACAAAGTATGACAGTAACAACAAGAAGCCAACAAATAATAAAAATAGATACTCCCTTGGCAAATGTAATGAAAGGTAGATATGTTCAAGGTAGATTTAATTTGGATTTGTTAAATGAATTTTCAAGACAGAGAACAGAGGAAAGTATGTCTATGAATATATGGATTTTACTTCAAACAAGAGGTATATTATACAATAATAATTTATTAAAAAATATAGAAAATAAAGATGATGTTTCAAATATAATGCCAGGTGAGTATGTAGAATTTAGATGTACTCTAAATAAAAATCCGCAAGTAAGACAAATAGAGAATATAATAAATTGTTTAAAGATGAAGCAAATTTTTGGATATACATCTAAAAATAATATATCTGAAACCATAGAGTTATTGTCCAAGTATCTAAATGCTATAAAAGAAGATAATTGCTTAAAATGTTATACTGATGGAATATGCGGTACGGATGTTAGGGCTATAATGCCTATACAAATGAAGTATTTACAAGATAATTTAGATTCTCAAAATAAACTTGGAGTTACAGTAATGGGAAAGGTTTTAAGAAAAGAAGAGAATAGTAAAGAGGGTAACATAAATTTATGTGGAGGTACATGTTGTGATTATTTAACTCAAAAATACATTGATGAATTTAAAAAAAGGTACTTAGAAGATACGGATTTGATAGACAGAAATATGTATAAGAATATAATAAATAAAGAGTGTCCGCTTATAGAATTGCTTCCTTTAGCCATGTACATATGACTCAAAAAATATTTGTATATATTTGGGCATATAGTAAATAATTTTAAAAAGCTACGTTGTGTATGGATTTTATTAAGTGATGATTTATGATATAATTTTAATATAATTCGTTAAAGTAATAAGGAGTTTAAGTTATGAAATCAGAGGATAAACAGACTTTTATTATAAAGCATGGAATTTTACAATGGGGAATTCCGATAGCTATAATATATTCATTTATAATGTCGTTTACAGAAAGAGATCTTCATAAAACGGCGTTTATATCAGATTATTTTCTAAGTAATTTAATAATATCATGTATTGGATTCTCTATTGGAGGGTATTTGTTTGGATACTTTATGTGGAAAAGATATAAAAAAACATGTAAAGAGAAGAAGTAAAAAGCATATAAAATAAAAGTGGTATGAGATTATATAAATATTTATATATTTCATACTATTTTTTTTGCATATTTTTTAGGAGACTCCAAAAGATAATAAAGTGTAAATAGGTAACTTAATAGAGCTATTTCATATACTATTTTATAAGGACATTGTTAGTTACAAGGATGTTATTTTCAAATATAAAGTGTATGGCTTGTATGTTTCATATATAAATAAAATAACCTTTTATAAAGAAGTATATGCCATATATTTTGTATGGATATAGTTCTTTTTTTGTATATTTTAGCCATTGAAATTACTAAAAGGTTGAAACAAAAAACATTATTAAAAAAATAATATGAATTTATAAAAAATGTTGATTTTTAAAATTTATATTAGTATAATAGATGAGTAAAAAGTTTAGTAATTATAAACTTTAGGTTTAGTATTAGGAGGAATGAAGAAAGGTGAACTTATGAATATAGGTGAAAAACTCAAGCAGCTAAGGATAGAAAAAGGTCTTACTCAAATGGATCTTGCTAGTAGATGTGAACTATCCAAAGGATTTATATCACAATTGGAAAGAGATTTAACATCACCATCTATAGCTACTTTAGTAGATATATTGGAGTGTCTTGGTACAAACTTAAAAGATTTTTTTAATAATGATGAAGAAGAAAAAATAGTATTTTCCAAAGAAGATATATTTGAAGCGGAAGATACTGAATTAAATTACAACGTACAGTGGGTAATTCCTAATGCGCAAAAGAATATGATGGAACCAATACTTGTAACGCTTGAACCAAATGGGCAATATAAAAATGATGAACCTCATGAAGGTGAAGAATTTGGATATGTGCTTGCAGGTACTGTATATATACATTTAGGTCATAAGAAATACAAGGCCAAAAAAGGAGAAAGCTTTTATTATAAAGCAAGAAAAAATCACTATATATCAAATGCAGGAAAAAGTTTAGCGAAAGTATTGTGGGTAAGTACACCACCATATTTCTAAAAAATTTAAAATAATAGAGTCTATGGGGGGTAAGGCAAATGGCAGAGAATATAATCGAAATAAAAAATGTTTATAAAGAATTTAATGGTGTACCTATATTAAAGGACATAAACTTAAATATAAAGAAAAATGAGTTTTTAACTTTATTAGGTCCAAGTGGGTGTGGTAAGACTACTACACTTAGAATATTAGGTGGATTTGAAGATGCGACAAATGGAGAAGTTATATTTGAAGGTAAGAAAATAAATGACGTTCCTCCGTATAAAAGACAAATAAATACTGTGTTTCAAAAGTATGCCTTGTTCCCTCACATGAGTATTTTTGAAAATATTGCTTTTGGACTTAACATAAAAAAAGTTCCTAAAGATCAGATAAAAACAAGAGTTAAAAGAATGCTTAAATTAGTTGATTTAGAAGGATATGAAAACAGATCAATTGATTCATTAAGTGGAGGGCAACAACAAAGAATAGCTATAGCAAGAGCCTTAGTTAATGAACCTAAAGTTTTATTACTTGATGAACCTTTAGGAGCTTTAGATTTAAAACTAAGAAAAGAAATGCAAATAGAGCTAAAGAAGATGCAGAAGCAATTAGGAATAACATTTATATATGTTACTCATGATCAAGATGAAGCTTTAACTATGTCAGATAAGATTGTAGTTATGGATAAAGGTGAAATACAACAAATGGGAACACCAGAAGACATATACAATGAACCTAAAAATGCATTTGTTGCCAAATTTATAGGTGCAAGTAATATTGTCGATGGAATTATGATAGAAGACTTTTTAGTTGATTTTGCAGGAAGAAAATTTGAATGTGTTGATAAGGGTTTTGAACCTAATGAAGATATTCAAGTTGTAGTAAGACCAGAAGATATAAAAATAGTGGATAAAGATAAAGGTATGCTTGAAGGAGTAGTAGAATCTGAAACATTCAAAGGTGTTCATTATGAAATGATAGTGAAAGAAAATGACAGAGAATGGTTAGTGCATAGTACTCTAAAATCAGAAGTAGGTACAGTGGTAGGAATGAACATATTCCCAGAGGACATTCATATCATGAAAAAGGTGAGTGATTAATTATGAAAAAATGGTTATCCTCTCCGTATATAATCTGGAGTGTTTTGTTTATAGTTTTTCCATTATTTTTAGTAGTTTATTTTAGTTTTACTGGTGGAGATACAGGAACACATTTTACTTTAAATAACTATAAAGTTTTGGCTCAGCCACTTTATGTTAAAGTATTTATGCGATCTATAAATCTTGCTCTTGTATCAACTGTAGTTTGTTTAATTGTTGGATATCCAATGGCAATGATACTTGCTGATAAAGAAATAAATAAAACAGGTTTAGCAGTTTTGTTATTTGTTGTGCCTATGTGGATGAATTTTTTACTTAGAACATATTCTTGGATTGCTATTCTAGGAAAGAATGGATTTATAAATACGGTTTTAGAAAGTTTAGGTATGCCTAAGTTAAATCTTTTATATAATAGCGGAGCAGTTGTGCTTGGAATGGTATATAACTTTCTTCCTTTTATGGTTTTACCTATATATACTGTTCTTTCTAAAATGGACAAAAGTATAATAGAAGCTGCAAGTGATCTTGGAGCAAATAAAGTTACGATTTTTAGAAAAATTATTTTCCCACTAAGTCTTCCAGGTGTTATGTCTGGAATAACTATGGTGTTTATGCCAGCTGTTAGTACATTCGTAATTTCAAGACTTTTAGGTGGTGGACAATATACGCTTTTAGGTAACCTTGTAGAACAACAATTCTTGGTTACTGGTGATTGGCATTTTGGATCATCAATATCTATTGTAATGATGATTTTAATATTAATTTCAATGCTTATTATGACAAAATATGATGGTGAACAGACAGGAGGTGGAGGATTATGGTAAATAAGTTTTTGAAAAGATTTTATGCATTTTTAATATTCGTATTCCTCTACGCACCTATTGTGGTACTTATAGTATTTTCATTTAACAACTCTAAATCTAGAGCACATTGGGATGGATTTACTTTAAAATGGTACATGGCATTATTTAATGATCAGCAGATTTTAAAATCCCTTTATTATACTATTGCAGTTGCAGTGTTGTCATCACTTGTAGCAACCATAATTGGAACAGCTGCGGCAATTGGAATAAACAATATGAAGTCTGTTAGTAAAAAGATAATGCTTAATATAAACTATCTTCCAGTTTTAAATCCAGATATAGTAACAGGTGTTGCGTTAATGAGTTTATTTATATTTGCTAAATTAAACTTAGGATTTTTAACTATGTTACTTTCACATATAACTTTTAACATACCATATGTAATATTATCGGTGTTGCCTAAATTAAGACAATTACCTAAAGATACTACAGAAGCGGCTATGGATCTTGGAGCCACTCCATCATATGCCTTGAGAAAAGTTATATTACCACAAATTAAACCAGGTATAGTAACAGGAGCACTTATGGCCTTTACTATGTCTATAGATGATTTTGTAATAAGTTTCTTCACAACAGGTGAAGGTGTAAGTAACCTTTCTATTACAATTTATTCTATGGCCAGACGTGGAATAAATCCAAAAATAAATGCAATTTCTACACTATTATTTGTAACGGTATTAGTATTATTACTTATAATAAATAAAAGATCGCCAGAAACTAAATTACAGGGAGGAAGTGGCTTATAGTGAAAAAATTTAAGAGATTATCATTAGTATTTATGTTAATAGGTATAATGATGTTTTCCCTTTCAGGATGTGGAA
This Clostridium novyi NT DNA region includes the following protein-coding sequences:
- a CDS encoding ABC transporter permease; this encodes MKKWLSSPYIIWSVLFIVFPLFLVVYFSFTGGDTGTHFTLNNYKVLAQPLYVKVFMRSINLALVSTVVCLIVGYPMAMILADKEINKTGLAVLLFVVPMWMNFLLRTYSWIAILGKNGFINTVLESLGMPKLNLLYNSGAVVLGMVYNFLPFMVLPIYTVLSKMDKSIIEAASDLGANKVTIFRKIIFPLSLPGVMSGITMVFMPAVSTFVISRLLGGGQYTLLGNLVEQQFLVTGDWHFGSSISIVMMILILISMLIMTKYDGEQTGGGGLW
- a CDS encoding glycyl-radical enzyme activating protein → MSKDSIKGCLFNIQKFSLNDGPGIRSIVFFKGCPMSCLWCSNPESQCVTPQIMYNKSLCLECGTCNEVCKSSAINLNSLNRIDRERCIACGKCVEHCPTEALVMSGESVSVDETIEKLKKDSIYYRRSGGGVTLSGGEALLQPEFAVELLKRCKALGWHTAIETAMYVKSETVKKVVPYLDLILVDVKSMNTSRHKEFTGVDNNLILNNIRLSDEIAKEIIIRVPVIEGFNSDEKSIRDIAEFAKTLNKVNRIDLLPYHSYGENKYETIGRNYFLKDLKPPSDDKMNYFKKIVEDMGLICTIGA
- a CDS encoding ABC transporter permease, whose product is MVNKFLKRFYAFLIFVFLYAPIVVLIVFSFNNSKSRAHWDGFTLKWYMALFNDQQILKSLYYTIAVAVLSSLVATIIGTAAAIGINNMKSVSKKIMLNINYLPVLNPDIVTGVALMSLFIFAKLNLGFLTMLLSHITFNIPYVILSVLPKLRQLPKDTTEAAMDLGATPSYALRKVILPQIKPGIVTGALMAFTMSIDDFVISFFTTGEGVSNLSITIYSMARRGINPKINAISTLLFVTVLVLLLIINKRSPETKLQGGSGL
- a CDS encoding PrsW family intramembrane metalloprotease; this encodes MINNLFIIAVIPGVLLAILIYLVDRYDKEPIDVLIKVIILGSISVIPTIVIEKFLTSLNYFSGLLKVAFNAFIVAGLTEEFFKREVVLKSVFNKEVFNEKLDGIIYCSFSALGFATVENIMYVVFDVSSSYYVGLYRAIFSVPAHLLFGVTMGYYMSLSKFSSDRVLKGKFLKKSLLIPVLFHGIFDFILMSKNMFLAICFLPFIAYLWLINLRKLNKYYLESKEENKVRKK
- a CDS encoding response regulator transcription factor, with amino-acid sequence MYKLALIDDDALEVEVIKLMISSLENEIELVSISKSGEEAIENYKKFDPDIILLADDIPGINFVDVLRDIKSKDKDKIVIILKGCNKEFLYQDIKKSSYVDYCLLKPIDKDELLNVLKDKIINLKTNPNNLKEKEFMLLDHIMLEEKIVCESLLKDIIRGYILTSNNDLELFKEKIIKLAKNIIKVYCNVHIGFLKDIDNKRYIDNINSKDDIESIKDIIDELFDLIFKDKKDINITEKLINGRSINKNIQPIFKYIEENYKEKITLEEAASICNLNMYYFSKLFKKDTNIKFVDYVTLYKMEKAKEILKYTDESIVNIAIHLGYDESGYFSKVFKRVVGITPSIYRNENK
- a CDS encoding helix-turn-helix domain-containing protein — encoded protein: MNIGEKLKQLRIEKGLTQMDLASRCELSKGFISQLERDLTSPSIATLVDILECLGTNLKDFFNNDEEEKIVFSKEDIFEAEDTELNYNVQWVIPNAQKNMMEPILVTLEPNGQYKNDEPHEGEEFGYVLAGTVYIHLGHKKYKAKKGESFYYKARKNHYISNAGKSLAKVLWVSTPPYF
- a CDS encoding iron-containing alcohol dehydrogenase, with amino-acid sequence MRMYDYLLPNVNFMGPGCIKVIGERCKLLGAKKAFIVTGKHIGSMENGPLQIVVKYLTDEGIDYVHFSGSEPNPKDINVRKGVELFKKENCDMIITIGGGSAHDCGKGIGIGATHEGDLYDYAGIETLTNPLPPIVAVNTTAGTGSEVTRHCVLTNTEKKIKFVIVSWRNLPQVSINDPLLMVDMSPRLTAATGMDALTHAIEAYVSKDANVVTDAAAIQAIKLISKNLRKAVALGENLEARDNMANASLLAGMAFNNANLGYVHAMAHQLGGQYDLAHGVANAMLLPHVERYNIISNPEKFRDIAEFMGENIEGLSVMEAAEKAIDAMFKLAEDIGIPRRLRDVGVKEEDFEYMAGNALKDGNAFSNPRKGTEEDIVNIFKAAY
- the dhaB1 gene encoding glycyl radical glycerol dehydratase DhaB1, with the translated sequence MSRGFSAPTERVKKLRAQILDVVPCVETERALLITESYKETEEKPMILRRALALKKILNNLPIVIREGELIVGSLTKRPRSSQVFPEFSNKWLQDELDRLDKRKGDVFEIAEEDKKKLKEVFEYWDGKTTHELATSYMSKETIDAMNSDIFTVGNYYFNGVGHISVNYGKVLAVGFNGIIEEAKKSLESSDKTSPSYIKKEQFLNSVIISCEAAIDYAKRYSDEAKKLADKTSDPIRKSELNEIARICSKVPKEGASSFYEACQAFWFVHAIINVESNGHSISPTRFDQYMYPYYKKDMDEGKITQDFAQELVDCIWIKLNDINKVRDEISTKYFGGYPMYQNLIVGGQNFEGKDVTNELSYMALEASAHVRLPQPSLSVRIWNKTPDEFLLRACELTREGLGLPAYYNDEVIIPALVARGVTLEDARSYGVIGCVEPQCPGKTEGWHDSAFFNLARIVELAIHSGKDKGVQIGPKTKEFTEMKSFDEFMEAYKAQMEYFVKHMCVADNCIDIAHAERAPLPFLSSMVENCISVGKSLQEGGAHYNFSGPQGVGVANVGDSLMAIKKLVFEDEKITKEQLKEALDSNFEKYPEVKQILSKQAPKYGNDIDEVDELARVGALVYSKEVNKYTNPRGGQFQPGLYPSSINVYFGSLTGATPDGRSAEEPLADGVSPSRGKDVSGPTAAGNSVAKLDHFIASNGTLFNQKFHPAALKGDKGLQNLAAVVRSYFDQKGMHVQYNVIDRDTLIKAQQKPEDYRDLIVRVAGYSAQFISLDKTIQDDIIKRTEHVM
- the potA gene encoding spermidine/putrescine ABC transporter ATP-binding protein, translated to MAENIIEIKNVYKEFNGVPILKDINLNIKKNEFLTLLGPSGCGKTTTLRILGGFEDATNGEVIFEGKKINDVPPYKRQINTVFQKYALFPHMSIFENIAFGLNIKKVPKDQIKTRVKRMLKLVDLEGYENRSIDSLSGGQQQRIAIARALVNEPKVLLLDEPLGALDLKLRKEMQIELKKMQKQLGITFIYVTHDQDEALTMSDKIVVMDKGEIQQMGTPEDIYNEPKNAFVAKFIGASNIVDGIMIEDFLVDFAGRKFECVDKGFEPNEDIQVVVRPEDIKIVDKDKGMLEGVVESETFKGVHYEMIVKENDREWLVHSTLKSEVGTVVGMNIFPEDIHIMKKVSD